Proteins encoded together in one Citromicrobium bathyomarinum window:
- the sdhC gene encoding succinate dehydrogenase, cytochrome b556 subunit: MSNRPLSPHLQIWKWGPHMFTSILHRVTGDGMALVGLAVLLWWLGAMASGPEAYATFSAVATSIPGYIVLVGLTWAFFSHMMSGLRHFVLDIGAGYELTINKTWSTLAPILGVLLTIAFWAIILLK; encoded by the coding sequence ATGTCGAACAGACCACTCTCTCCCCATCTCCAGATCTGGAAGTGGGGCCCGCACATGTTCACCTCGATCCTGCACCGCGTCACCGGTGACGGAATGGCGCTGGTCGGCCTCGCCGTGCTGCTCTGGTGGCTGGGCGCGATGGCGAGCGGGCCGGAGGCGTATGCCACCTTCTCCGCCGTTGCGACCTCGATCCCCGGCTATATCGTGCTGGTCGGCCTGACCTGGGCCTTCTTCAGCCACATGATGAGCGGTCTGCGCCACTTCGTGCTCGATATCGGCGCGGGGTACGAGCTGACGATCAACAAGACCTGGTCGACGCTGGCCCCGATCCTCGGCGTCCTTCTGACCATCGCCTTCTGGGCGATCATCCTCCTCAAGTAA